Proteins from a single region of Chryseobacterium sp. W4I1:
- a CDS encoding DUF4133 domain-containing protein, with protein sequence MNTYHINKGIGRTVEFKGLKAQYLFIFAGGLLGILVFVMIMYMAGINTYLCLILGGISSGLLIWQTFALNGKYGEYGLMKMEARKKHPKYIISRRSIYRYLKTKRKSASI encoded by the coding sequence ATGAATACCTATCATATCAATAAAGGCATTGGAAGAACAGTGGAGTTTAAAGGACTCAAAGCACAGTACCTGTTCATTTTTGCAGGGGGATTATTGGGAATACTCGTATTCGTGATGATCATGTACATGGCTGGAATTAATACGTATCTCTGTTTAATTCTCGGAGGAATCAGTAGTGGCCTTCTTATCTGGCAGACGTTCGCACTGAATGGAAAATACGGTGAGTACGGACTTATGAAAATGGAAGCCCGTAAGAAACATCCCAAATACATCATCAGCCGAAGGAGTATTTATCGATATCTGAAAACTAAACGTAAGAGTGCTTCGATATGA
- a CDS encoding DUF4134 domain-containing protein, translating to MKKQRKKLLVSGLTFMAVTGVFAQGNGTAGINEATQMVTSYFEPATQLIYAIGAVVGLIGGVKVYNKFSSGDPDTSKTAASWFGACIFLIVAATILRSFFL from the coding sequence ATGAAAAAACAAAGAAAAAAACTACTGGTATCAGGTTTAACCTTTATGGCAGTAACAGGTGTATTTGCCCAAGGCAATGGTACCGCAGGGATCAACGAAGCTACTCAGATGGTCACCTCTTATTTTGAACCGGCTACCCAATTGATCTATGCCATCGGGGCAGTCGTCGGACTCATTGGAGGGGTTAAGGTTTACAACAAGTTCAGCAGCGGTGATCCTGACACAAGCAAGACTGCTGCAAGCTGGTTTGGAGCATGTATATTCCTGATCGTCGCTGCAACCATTCTTCGCTCATTCTTCCTTTAA
- a CDS encoding YhcG family protein: protein MDKRFTDIIELIKRSRNNAIKTVNAELITLYWNIGEYISRKVELSEWGQSVVKELSHYIQTSEPDIKGFSDKNLWRMKQFYETYKEFPKISTLLREISWSHNLAIFSRCKTIEEQEFYIKLTKQENYSFRELERQISSSLFERTMIGNSKLSTVLRETNADIANTFKDSYVFDFLNLPETFNESDLQKGLIQQMKNFILELGRDFLFISEEYKVQVGNSDFYIDLLFFHRGLQCLVAFELKADKFKPEHLGQLNFYLEALDRDVKRQNENPSIGVLLCKDKDSEVVEYALSRSLSPTMVSEYKTQLPDKKVLQKKLHELFDHTR, encoded by the coding sequence ATGGATAAAAGGTTCACCGACATTATTGAACTTATCAAGCGGTCTCGTAACAATGCTATAAAAACAGTCAATGCAGAACTAATCACTTTATATTGGAATATTGGTGAATATATCAGTAGAAAGGTGGAATTAAGTGAATGGGGACAATCTGTGGTCAAAGAATTATCTCATTATATCCAGACCAGTGAGCCTGACATCAAAGGATTTTCGGATAAGAATCTTTGGAGAATGAAGCAGTTTTATGAAACCTACAAGGAGTTTCCAAAAATCTCAACACTGTTGAGAGAAATCAGCTGGTCCCATAATCTGGCTATATTTTCACGTTGCAAAACAATTGAAGAACAGGAATTTTACATCAAACTCACAAAGCAGGAAAATTACAGTTTTAGGGAACTTGAGAGGCAAATTTCCAGCAGCCTTTTTGAAAGAACCATGATCGGAAATTCAAAACTCTCAACAGTGTTGAGAGAAACCAACGCAGACATTGCCAATACCTTTAAGGACAGCTATGTCTTTGACTTTTTGAATTTACCCGAAACGTTCAATGAAAGCGATCTCCAAAAAGGACTGATACAGCAGATGAAAAACTTCATCCTGGAATTAGGCAGAGATTTTCTTTTTATCAGCGAAGAGTACAAAGTGCAAGTGGGAAATTCTGATTTTTATATCGATCTGTTATTCTTCCACAGAGGTCTGCAATGTCTGGTCGCATTTGAACTTAAGGCAGATAAATTTAAACCCGAGCATCTAGGACAGCTTAACTTTTATCTGGAGGCACTGGACAGGGATGTCAAGCGCCAGAATGAAAACCCAAGTATTGGCGTACTGCTGTGTAAAGACAAAGATAGCGAGGTGGTAGAATATGCGCTAAGCAGAAGTCTGTCTCCAACCATGGTCTCTGAATACAAGACTCAGCTTCCGGACAAAAAAGTTCTGCAGAAGAAATTGCATGAGTTGTTTGACCATACTAGATAA